One part of the Anopheles coustani chromosome 2, idAnoCousDA_361_x.2, whole genome shotgun sequence genome encodes these proteins:
- the LOC131266510 gene encoding pre-mRNA-processing-splicing factor 8, with amino-acid sequence MSIPPYMIPPNQWAAHMMAQQQVYAVQHAQAQAQAQQQQQQQQAAHLHAQQMAATQMQLPPMGHIPPGPPKPVDVVLTEEKLQEKAQKWQQLQTKRFAEKRKFGFVDAQKEDMPPEHIRKIIRDHGDMTSRKYRHDKRVYLGALKYMPHAVMKLLENMPMPWEQIRDVPVLYHITGAITFVNEIPWVIEPLYIAQWGTMWIMMRREKRDRRHFKRMRFPPFDDEEPPLDYADNVLDVEPLEAIQIDLDSEEDGSVHDWFYEHRPLIGTPHVNGSTYRKWNLTLPQMATLYRLGNQLLTDLVDDNFFYLFDPKSFFTAKALNMAIPGGPKFEPLIKDHNVGDEDWNEFNDINKIIIRQPIRTEYRIAFPYLYNNMPHFVHLSWYHTPNVVFIKTEDPDLPAFYFDPLINPIAHRHAVKAVEILVDDDEEFILSEEVQPFLQDTPLYTDNTANGISLLWAPRPFNMRSGRCRRAIDIPLVKTWYKEHCPPGHPVKVRVSYQKLLKYYVLNALKHRKPKPQKKRYLFRSFKATKFFQTTTLDWVEAGLQVCRQGYNMLNLLIHRKNLNYLHLDYNFNLKPVKTLTTKERKKSRFGNAFHLCREILRLTKLIIDSHVQYRLNNVDAFQLADGLQYIFAHVGQLTGMYRYKYKLMRQIRMCKDLKHLIYYRFNTGPVGKGPGCGFWAPGWRVWLFFMRGITPLLERWLGNLLSRQFEGRHSKGVAKTVTKQRVESHFDLELRASVMHDIVDMMPEGIKQNKARTILQHLSEAWRCWKANIPWKVPGLPIPIENMILRYVKMKADWWTNTAHYNRERIRRGATVDKTVCKKNLGRLTRLYLKAEQERQHNYLKDGPYISPEEAVAIYTTTVHWLESRRFAPIPFPPLSYKHDTKLLILALERLKEAYSVKSRLNQSQREELGLIEQAYDNPHEALSRIKRHLLTQRAFKETGIEFMDLYSHLIPVYDVEPLEKITDAYLDQYLWYEADKRRLFPPWIKPSDTEPPPLLVYKWCQGINNLQDVWDVSEGECNVLLESKFEKLYEKIDLTLLNRLLRLIVDHNIADYMTAKNNVVINYKDMNHTNSYGIIRGLQFASFVAQYYGLVLDLLVLGLQRASEMAGPPQMPNDFLTFQDVATESCHPIRLYCRYVDRIHIFFRFTAEEARDLIQRYLTEHPDPNNENIVGYNNKKCWPRDARMRLMKHDVNLGRAVFWDIKNRLPRSVTTVQWDNTFVSVYSKDNPNLLFNMCGFECRILPKCRTQNEEFTHRDGVWNLQNEVTKERTAQCFLRVDDESLSRFHNRVRQILMASGSTTFTKIVNKWNTALIGLMTYFREAVVNTQELLDLLVKCENKIQTRIKIGLNSKMPSRFPPVVFYTPKELGGLGMLSMGHVLIPQSDLRWSKQTDVGITHFRSGMSHDEDQLIPNLYRYIQPWESEFIDSQRVWAEYALKRQEANAQNRRLTLEDLEDSWDRGIPRINTLFQKDRHTLAYDKGWRIRTEFKQYQVLKQNPFWWTHQRHDGKLWNLNNYRTDMIQALGGVEGILEHTLFKGTYFPTWEGLFWEKASGFEESMKYKKLTNAQRSGLNQIPNRRFTLWWSPTINRANVYVGFQVQLDLTGIFMHGKIPTLKISLIQIFRAHLWQKIHESIVMDLCQVFDQELDALEIETVQKETIHPRKSYKMNSSCADILLFPAYKWNVSRPSLLADTKDTMDNTTTQKFWVDVQLRWGDYDSHDIERYARAKFLDYTTDNMSIYPSPTGVLIAIDLAYNLHSAYGNWFPGCKPLIQQAMAKIMKANPALYVLRERIRKALQLYSSEPTEPYLSSQNYGELFSNQIIWFVDDTNVYRVTIHKTFEGNLTTKPINGAIFIFNPRTGQLFLKIIHTSVWAGQKRLGQLAKWKTAEEVAALIRSLPVEEQPKQIIVTRKGMLDPLEVHLLDFPNIVIKGSELQLPFQACLKVEKFGDLILKATEPQMVLFNLYDDWLKTISSYTAFSRLILILRALHVNTERTKVILKPDKTTITEAHHIWPTLSDEEWIKVEVQLKDLILADYGKKNNVNVASLTQSEIRDIILGMEISAPSAQRQQIAEIEKQTKEQSQLTATTTRTTNKHGDEIITSTTSNYETTTFSSKTEWRVRAISATNLHLRTNHIYVSSDDIKETGYTYILPKNVLKKFVTISDLRAQIAGYLYGVSPPDNPQVKEIRCIVMPPQWGTHQQINLPNTLPAHQYLKDMEPLGWIHTQPNELPQLSPQDITTHARIMSENPAWDGEKTIVITCSFTPGSCSLTAYKLTPSGYEWGHKNTDKGNNPKGYLPSHYERVQMLLSNKFLGFFMVPAQGSWNYNFMGVRHDPNMKYELQLANPKEFYHEIHRPSHFLLFSSLEEAGDGNGADREDMFG; translated from the exons GGAGGAAAAGCTGCAGGAGAAAG CTCAAAAATGGCAGCAGTTACAGACGAAACGGTTTGCCGAAAAGCGTAAGTTTGGGTTCGTGGACGCGCAGAAGGAGGACATGCCACCCGAGCACATCCGGAAGATCATCCGTGATCACGGTGACATGACGAGTCGCAAGTACCGGCACGATAAGCGCGTGTACCTGGGAGCGCTAAAGTACATGCCACACGCAGTGATGAAGCTGCTGGAAAACATGCCCATGCCTTGGGAGCAGATCCGTGACGTGCCGGTCCTGTATCACATCACCGGTGCGATTACTTTTGTAAACGAGATCCCGTGGGTCATCGAGCCGCTCTACATTGCCCAGTGGGGCACGATGTGGATCATGATGCGTCGTGAAAAGCGCGATCGTCGGCACTTCAAGCGGATGCGCTTTCCGCCCTTCGACGACGAGGAACCTCCGCTCGATTACGCGGATAACGTGCTCGACGTGGAACCGCTCGAAGCCATCCAGATCGATCTGGACTCGGAGGAGGATGGCAGCGTGCACGATTGGTTCTACGAGCACCGTCCGCTGATCGGTACGCCGCACGTGAACGGCTCCACCTACCGCAAGTGGAACCTCACCCTGCCCCAGATGGCCACACTGTACCGGTTGGGTAATCAGCTGCTTACCGATTTGGTGGATGATAACTTCTTCTACCTGTTCGATCCGAAGAGTTTCTTTACGGCGAAAGCCCTCAACATGGCCATTCCCGGAGGGCCTAAGTTTGAACCGTTGATTAAGGATCACAACGTTGG TGATGAGGATTGGAACGAATTCAACGATATCAACAAAATCATCATCCGGCAGCCCATCCGTACGGAGTATCGTATTGCATTCCCCTATCTGTACAACAATATGCCACACTTCGTACATCTATCATG GTACCACACACCGAACGTGGTCTTTATCAAAACGGAAGATCCGGATCTGCCGGCCTTCTACTTCGATCCGCTGATCAACCCAATCGCTCATCGGCATGCGGTCAAGGCGGTCGAAATTCTAGTGGACGACGATGAAGAGTTCATCCTTTCGGAGGAGGTCCAGCCGTTCCTGCAAGATACTCCCCTGTACACGGACAACACGGCCAACGGGATCTCACTGCTATGGGCACCGCGTCCCTTCAATATGCGCTCTGGTCGATGCCGTCGTGCGATCGATATTCCGCTGGTTAAGACCTGGTACAAGGAGCACTGCCCACCCGGTCACCCGGTGAAGGTACGCGTCAGCTATCAGAAGCTGCTGAAATACTACGTGCTGAACGCGCTAAAGCACCGCAAACCGAAACCGCAGAAGAAGCGCTATCTGTTCCGCTCGTTCAAGGCGACCAAGTTCTTCCAAACCACCACGCTCGATTGGGTCGAGGCTGGGCTGCAGGTTTGCCGCCAGGGGTATAACATGCTGAACCTTTTGATTCACCGTAAGAACTTGAACTACCTCCATCTGGATTATAACTTCAACTTGAAGCCAGTGAAAACGCTCACCACAAAGGAGCGTAAGAAGTCGCGTTTCGGTAACGCGTTCCATTTGTGCCGCGAAATCCTGCGTCTGACGAAGCTGATTATCGATTCGCACGTGCAGTACCGGCTGAACAACGTCGATGCGTTCCAGTTGGCCGACGGGCTGCAGTACATCTTTGCCCACGTCGGTCAGCTAACCGGCATGTATCGGTACAAGTACAAGCTGATGCGACAGATTCGAATGTGCAAGGATTTAAAGCATTTGATTTACTATCGATTCAATACG GGACCGGTAGGAAAAGGCCCCGGATGTGGTTTCTGGGCTCCGGGATGGCGCGTGTGGTTGTTCTTCATGCGTGGTATCACGCCGCTGTTGGAGCGTTGGTTGGGCAATTTGCTGTCCCGTCAGTTCGAGGGTCGCCATTCGAAGGGCGTCGCAAAGACGGTCACGAAGCAGCGCGTCGAATCGCACTTCGATCTGGAGCTGCGCGCGTCGGTAATGCACGACATCGTGGACATGATGCCAGAGGGCATCAAGCAGAACAAGGCCCGTACCATCCTGCAGCATTTGTCCGAGGCGTGGCGCTGCTGGAAGGCGAACATTCCGTGGAAGGTGCCCGGGCTGCCGAttccgatcgaaaacatgatTCTACGCTACGTGAAGATGAAGGCGGACTGGTGGACCAACACGGCGCACTACAACCGGGAGCGTATCCGTCGCGGTGCCACCGTTGATAAGACGGTGTGCAAGAAGAATCTGGGACGCCTGACTCGACTCTACCTGAAGGCGGAACAGGAGCGCCAGCACAACTACCTGAAGGATGGGCCGTACATTTCGCCCGAGGAAGCGGTCGCCATCTACACGACCACCGTGCACTGGCTGGAGTCGCGCCGTTTCGCACCGATTCCTTTCCCACCGTTGTCGTACAAGCACGACACGAAGCTGCTCATTCTGGCGCTGGAACGTCTCAAAGAGGCGTACAGTGTAAAGTCGCGCCTGAACCAGAGCCAGCGCGAGGAGCTTGGACTGATCGAGCAGGCGTACGACAATCCGCACGAGGCTCTGTCGAGAATTAAGCGTCACTTGCTGACGCAGCGAGCATTCAAGGAG aCCGGCATTGAATTTATGGATCTTTACAGCCATCTCATTCCGGTGTATGACGTGGAACCGCTGGAAAAGATTACCGATGCCTACCTCGATCAGTATCTTTGGTACGAGGCTGACAAGCGTCGCCTGTTCCCGCCATGGATCAAACCAAGCGACACGGAACCGCCACCATTGCTCGTGTATAAATGGTGCCAAG GTATTAACAACCTGCAGGATGTGTGGGACGTGTCGGAGGGTGAGTGTAACGTCCTACTCGAGTCAAAGTTCGAAAAGCTGTACGAAAAGATCGATTTGACCTTGCTGAACCGTCTGCTCCGGTTGATCGTTGACCACAACATCGCCGATTACATGACGGCCAAGAACAACGTGGTCATCAACTACAAGGACATGAACCACACGAACAGCTACGGCATCATCCGCGGTCTCCAGTTTGCCTCGTTTGTCGCGCAGTACTACGGGCTGGTGTTGGATCTGCTGGTGCTCGGTTTGCAGCGCGCCAGCGAGATGGCCGGTCCGCCGCAGATGCCCAACGACTTCCTCACCTTCCAGGACGTGGCGACGGAGTCGTGCCACCCGATTCGACTGTACTGCCGCTATGTCGATCGTATACACATTTTCTTCCGCTTCACGGCGGAGGAAGCGCGCGATTTGATCCAGCGCTACCTGACGGAGCATCCGGATCCGAACAACGAGAACATTGTCGgttacaacaacaaaaagtgtTGGCCGCGTGACGCCCGGATGCGTCTGATGAAGCACGATGTGAATCTTGGTCGGGCCGTGTTTTGGGACATCAAGAACCGGTTGCCGCGATCGGTGACGACGGTGCAGTGGGACAACACGTTCGTGTCCGTCTACTCGAAGGACAACCCGAACCTACTGTTCAACATGTGCGGCTTCGAGTGTCGCATCCTGCCCAAGTGTCGCACGCAGAACGAAGAGTTTACGCACCGGGATGGCGTGTGGAACCTGCAGAACGAGGTCACCAAGGAACGCACGGCCCAATGTTTCCTGCGCGTGGACGATGAGTCGCTCAGCCGCTTCCACAACCGCGTCCGACAGATCCTGATGGCATCCGGATCGACCACGTTCACGAAGATCGTCAACAAGTGGAACACGGCACTGATCGGGTTGATGACGTACTTCCGCGAGGCGGTCGTTAACACGCAGGAACTGCTCGATCTGCTGGTCAAGTGCGAGAACAAGATTCAGACGCGTATCAAGATCGGACTGAACTCGAAAATGCCCTCCCGTTTCCCGCCGGTCGTGTTCTACACGCCGAAGGAGTTGGGTGGCCTGGGCATGCTGAGTATGGGCCACGTACTGATTCCCCAGTCGGATCTGCGCTGGTCGAAGCAGACGGACGTCGGCATTACACACTTCCGGTCCGGCATGTCGCACGACGAGGATCAGCTGATTCCGAACTTGTACCGCTACATTCAGCCGTGGGAGAGCGAGTTTATCGATTCGCAGCGTGTATGGGCAGAGTATGCCCTCAAGCGGCAAGAAGCGAACGCGCAGAACCGCCGTCTGACGCTGGAGGATCTGGAGGACAGCTGGGATCGTGGTATTCCGCGTATCAACACGCTCTTCCAGAAGGATCGGCACACGCTGGCGTACGACAAGGGATGGCGAATCCGGACGGAGTTCAAGCAGTACCAGGTGTTGAAACAGAATCCGTTCTGGTGGACCCATCAGCGGCACGACGGTAAGCTGTGGAACCTGAACAACTACCGCACGGACATGATTCAGGCGCTCGGTGGTGTGGAGGGCATCCTGGAGCACACCCTGTTCAAGGGCACCTACTTCCCCACCTGGGAGGGTTTGTTCTGGGAGAAGGCGTCCGGGTTCGAGGAGTCGATGAAGTACAAGAAGCTCACCAACGCCCAGCGGTCCGGTTTAAACCAGATCCCGAACCGTCGCTTCACGCTCTGGTGGTCACCGACGATCAACCGTGCGAACGTGTACGTCGGTTTCCAGGTGCAGCTCGATCTGACCGGTATCTTCATGCACGGCAAAATTCCGACGCTCAAGATTTCGCTCATTCAGATCTTCCGTGCCCATTTGTGGCAGAAGATCCACGAGTCGATCGTGATGGATCTGTGCCAGGTGTTCGATCAGGAGCTGGATGCGCTGGAAATCGAGACGGTGCAGAAGGAAACTATCCATCCGCGCAAGTCGTACAAGATGAACTCGTCGTGCGCGGACATTCTACTGTTCCCGGCGTACAAGTGGAACGTGTCGCGACCGTCGCTGCTGGCCGACACCAAGGACACGATGGACAACACGACGACGCAAAAGTTTTGGGTCGACGTGCAGCTGCGCTGGGGTGATTACGATTCGCACGACATCGAGCGTTACGCGCGCGCCAAGTTCCTCGACTACACGACGGACAACATGTCGATCTATCCGTCGCCGACCGGTGTGCTTATCGCGATCGATCTGGCGTACAATCTGCACAGCGCCTACGGCAACTGGTTCCCGGGCTGCAAGCCGCTGATCCAGCAAGCGATGGCCAAGATTATGAAGGCCAACCCGGCGTTGTATGTGTTGCGCGAGCGCATCCGAAAGGCGCTGCAGTTGTACAGCTCGGAACCGACCGAGCCGTACCTGAGCTCGCAGAACTACGGTGAGTTGTTCTCGAACCAGATCATCTGGTTTGTGGACGACACGAACGTGTACCGCGTGACGATCCACAAGACGTTCGAGGGAAATCTGACGACGAAGCCGATCAACGGGGCGATCTTCATCTTTAACCCGCGCACCGGCCAACTGTTCCTGAAGATCATCCACACGTCCGTGTGGGCGGGCCAGAAGCGTCTCGGTCAGCTGGCCAAGTGGAAGACGGCCGAGGAGGTGGCGGCCCTCATTCGTTCGCTGCCGGTCGAGGAGCAGCCGAAGCAGATCATCGTGACGCGCAAGGGTATGTTGGATCCGCTCGAGGTGCATCTGCTCGATTTCCCGAACATCGTCATCAAGGGCTCGGAGCTGCAGCTGCCGTTCCAAGCCTGCCtgaaggtggaaaagtttggcGATCTGATCCTGAAGGCGACCGAACCGCAGATGGTACTGTTCAACCTGTACGACGATTGGCTGAAGACGATCTCGTCCTACACGGCGTTTTCGCGTCTGATCCTCATCCTGCGCGCCCTGCACGTCAACACGGAGCGCACCAAGGTGATCCTCAAGCCGGACAAGACGACAATCACCGAGGCGCACCACATTTGGCCGACGCTGTCCGACGAAGAGTGGATCAAGGTGGAGGTTCAGCTGAAGGACCTCATTCTGGCCGACTATGGCAAGAAGAACAACGTGAATGTGGCGTCGCTGACGCAGTCGGAAATTCGTGACATCATCCTCGGTATGGAAATTTCCGCCCCCTCCGCCCAGCGCCAACAGATTGCGGAGATCGAGAAGCAAACGAAGGAACAGTCGCAGCTGACGGCCACGACGACGCGCACGACGAACAAGCACGGTGACGAGATCATCACCTCGACCACGAGCAACTACGAGACGACCACGTTCAGCTCGAAGACCGAGTGGCGCGTGCGAGCGATCTCGGCGACCAACTTGCACCTGCGTACGAACCACATCTACGTCAGCTCGGACGACATCAAGGAGACGGGCTACACGTACATCCTGCCGAAGAATGTGCTGAAGAAGTTCGTCACCATCTCGGATCTGCGGGCGCAAATAGCGGGCTACCTGTACGGCGTCAGCCCACCGGACAACCCGCAGGTGAAGGAAATCCGCTGCATCGTGATGCCTCCACAGTGGGGCACCCACCAGCAGATCAACCTACCGAACACACTTCCCGCCCATCAGTATCTGAAAGACATGGAACCGCTCGGATGGATCCACACGCAACCTAATGAACTGCCGCAGCTTTCCCCGCAGGACATTACGACGCACGCCCGCATCATGTCGGAGAACCCCGCCTGGGACGGGGAGAAGACGATCGTCATCACCTGCTCCTTCACGCCCGGCTCGTGTTCGCTCACGGCCTACAAACTGACCCCGTCCGGGTACGAGTGGGGTCACAAGAACACGGACAAGGGCAACAACCCGAAGGGATACCTGCCGTCGCACTACGAGCGCGTCCAGATGCTGCTGTCGAACAAGTTCCTCGGTTTCTTCATGGTACCGGCGCAGGGCAGCTGGAACTACAACTTCATGGGCGTGCGGCACGATCCGAACATGAAGTACGAGCTGCAGCTGGCCAACCCGAAGGAGTTCTACCACGAGATTCATCGTCCGTCCCATTTCCTGCTGTTTTCGAGCCTGGAGGAGGCGGGCGATGGCAATGGGGCCGATCGGGAGGATATGTTCGGTTAA